The following proteins come from a genomic window of Iamia sp. SCSIO 61187:
- a CDS encoding DUF433 domain-containing protein — translation MTFERIVVDPARMGGLPTIRDTRVTVGMVLGQLAAGRTTDEVLADYPYLERDDVLAALEYAAAAVNEREVPVARPA, via the coding sequence ATGACGTTCGAGCGCATCGTCGTGGATCCGGCCCGCATGGGTGGGTTGCCGACCATCCGCGACACGCGGGTCACGGTGGGCATGGTCCTCGGCCAGCTCGCCGCCGGCCGGACGACCGACGAGGTCCTGGCCGACTACCCGTACCTCGAGCGCGATGACGTGCTCGCCGCTCTCGAGTACGCCGCTGCTGCGGTGAACGAGCGCGAGGTGCCGGTCGCCCGGCCGGCGTGA
- a CDS encoding AAA domain-containing protein — protein MTELRASLVDPTARLIEFLRRLATMRHRPVVDVADHPLVLWLADLPAGVHLDREATGGEPLLTIEPVPAEPPPPLPTLLAGWIDPMAMGDSAGGDPPLRRPPGGPQPVPPDPDPEIPPDVVVAHRRWLDTWRSWAEVDRRTAPHRAWYDDLSNAYQQLDQHSDEVELVIATGLVSWSNGTRRPVHSHLLQTRLVATVDRRTGTIQIGIDPDSTTRLGDKDLLDGFDGFLPTRADSVRQDLRQAAPHPLGDETKELLDRWTQLSVQGARAYEHDEWAPSDPPTDGEPALVRLAPAIVLRQRDAASLVAYYDRMLEVLSGPAAVAPIGIAQLLAALEPEERQEWLALEGATGSLSADPLFPLPSNEQQRQIIERLRTDNGVVVQGPPGTGKSHSIANLIAALLAQGQRVLVTSQKSQALRVLREKLPPDIAELCVSMTDIARGGSSELNRSVSAISERFADHDPAVHQRKVNDLAAQRQEIRGRVAELEERIRSLRESETYQHPQVAVGYSGTLASMAVQVARDRHLHDWTPRPYPPEAPMAAPLSAAELGELRRLLLRSSPERSARANQILPTVESLPTTVMVRGWVSSEAAAARVASETATDVSRRLGNLDQDGVGRLRELLASGTSALEPAGFMATGGAPSDWRRTALESLLTARDALVWHQLLDVIPEIDRAKELIAWLGLRHVVLSPEVVASPEAAGGVRQAAAELRDHLAAGATLRRRMPKPVQRAAQPIIDTTTVDGVPPTTPQLLDVVIAQLDCEQIAAALGRRWAEVGLQLDPSASLRMRIGQLSDAADALRSLVAFVATRDDVRALLQAGRADSTLNSVADWRSLEDAVDAVRAQLEADAATRAVDEQVEVLSRHAASGSAPPELGRLASALAGRHVDEYESLLAAIAYAHEEKDEQVRADELLTRLHEAHPGLAQMLERTCQDTAWEGRVGSFPEAWAWGMASTFIEGQRREGLDIELESQLADAVSRLETATAKLAAEEAWGEAMARMDARQAQALHVYRQAIADRGAGKGRYAHRYEAAAREAMVAARGAVPAWIMPLPEVLETVPPDQNSFDVVIVDEASQAGLESLFLLWLAPRVIVVGDDRQCTPSQVSHGELQPIFDSLDEHLPDVPKYLRVAFTPRSSLFSLLTTRFGSVIRLREHFRCMPEIIGWSSQQFYSDAPLIPLRQFGAERLRPLGVSHVEGAFVEGSATRVRNPVEARAIAEHIAKLLDDPAYDGKTFGVVVLQGSGQVHLIRDLLHQQIDAAEWERRRLRVGSPPDFQGDERDVMVLSMVVASPPRAVTMLDWQRRFNVAASRAKDQMWLFHSVTLDGLGPSDLRRSLLTYMQRPPVVDAAGQVDDVRDDQPHPRFDSLFEQRVHNRIRAKGYAVTPQVEVNGRRIDLVVTGAKGRLAVECDGEAWHSTAEQRAEDLHREQELKRAGWRFWRVRESEFYLDPERALAPLWSALADRGIEPYDHLNTPDEATNAGDSSDANWSPSPLSDIEGADGMEDMLASDDGLVLQSQRVDQSPSRRPAMAELGITPQSPAAGPATVRPATSAEVRIWARRRGLRVGERGRLHPDVIRAWNEANPDRPLS, from the coding sequence GTGACCGAGCTGCGGGCGTCCCTGGTGGACCCGACGGCCAGGCTGATCGAGTTCCTCCGACGGCTGGCGACGATGCGTCACCGGCCGGTCGTCGACGTGGCCGACCACCCACTGGTCCTGTGGCTCGCAGATCTCCCGGCGGGCGTCCACCTCGACCGTGAGGCGACCGGCGGGGAGCCGCTTCTGACCATCGAGCCCGTCCCCGCTGAGCCCCCGCCCCCGCTCCCAACCTTGCTGGCTGGGTGGATCGACCCAATGGCGATGGGCGACTCAGCGGGCGGTGATCCTCCGCTGCGTCGCCCACCCGGTGGCCCTCAGCCGGTGCCACCGGACCCCGACCCGGAGATCCCGCCTGACGTCGTCGTCGCACACCGGCGGTGGCTCGACACCTGGCGTTCGTGGGCGGAGGTCGACCGCCGCACCGCGCCCCATCGAGCTTGGTACGACGACTTGTCCAACGCCTACCAGCAGCTCGATCAACACTCGGACGAGGTCGAGCTGGTCATCGCCACCGGGTTGGTGTCGTGGTCCAACGGCACCCGTCGACCGGTGCACAGTCACCTCCTCCAGACGCGTCTGGTGGCGACGGTCGACCGTCGCACCGGCACGATCCAGATCGGGATCGACCCGGACTCCACCACCCGCCTCGGGGACAAGGACCTTCTGGACGGCTTCGACGGCTTCCTCCCAACCCGGGCCGACTCGGTTCGCCAAGACCTCCGTCAGGCTGCGCCGCACCCGCTGGGAGACGAGACCAAGGAGCTCCTGGATCGTTGGACCCAGCTGTCGGTGCAGGGGGCACGCGCTTACGAGCACGACGAGTGGGCGCCGTCCGACCCGCCAACCGACGGTGAGCCAGCACTCGTCCGGCTGGCTCCGGCGATCGTGCTCCGCCAGCGCGACGCAGCCTCCCTCGTCGCCTACTACGACCGGATGCTGGAGGTCCTGTCGGGCCCGGCGGCAGTCGCCCCCATCGGAATCGCTCAGCTCCTCGCGGCCCTCGAACCCGAGGAACGTCAGGAGTGGCTCGCCCTGGAAGGCGCGACGGGGTCACTCTCGGCCGACCCGCTGTTCCCCCTTCCGTCGAACGAGCAGCAACGACAGATCATCGAGCGACTGCGCACCGACAACGGTGTCGTCGTCCAGGGCCCGCCCGGCACCGGCAAGTCGCACAGCATCGCCAACCTGATCGCCGCTCTCCTCGCCCAGGGCCAGCGTGTTCTCGTGACAAGCCAGAAATCCCAGGCCTTGCGCGTCCTGAGGGAGAAGCTCCCGCCCGACATCGCCGAGCTCTGCGTCTCGATGACCGACATCGCTCGCGGCGGTTCGTCGGAGCTCAATCGCAGCGTGAGCGCAATCTCCGAACGCTTCGCCGACCACGACCCGGCCGTGCACCAGCGGAAGGTCAACGACCTCGCGGCCCAACGCCAGGAGATCCGCGGCCGAGTCGCCGAGCTGGAGGAGAGGATCAGGTCGCTGCGCGAAAGCGAGACCTACCAGCACCCGCAGGTCGCTGTGGGCTACTCGGGCACCCTGGCATCGATGGCTGTGCAGGTCGCCCGCGACCGTCACCTGCACGACTGGACGCCCCGTCCGTACCCGCCCGAAGCGCCGATGGCGGCACCGCTCTCGGCGGCCGAGCTGGGCGAGCTGAGGCGACTCCTGCTCCGCTCGTCACCCGAACGGTCTGCTCGTGCCAACCAGATCCTCCCGACGGTCGAGTCGTTGCCCACGACCGTGATGGTCCGAGGCTGGGTCTCGTCCGAGGCAGCAGCGGCCCGAGTTGCCAGCGAGACAGCGACCGACGTCTCTCGCCGTCTCGGGAACCTCGACCAGGATGGGGTCGGGCGTCTACGGGAGCTGCTTGCCTCCGGCACCTCTGCGCTGGAGCCCGCCGGCTTCATGGCGACCGGCGGCGCGCCGTCCGACTGGCGACGGACGGCCCTCGAGTCGTTGCTCACGGCGCGTGACGCCCTCGTGTGGCACCAGCTGCTCGACGTCATCCCCGAGATCGACCGGGCCAAGGAGCTGATCGCGTGGCTCGGGCTGCGCCACGTGGTGCTGTCACCCGAGGTCGTCGCCTCACCCGAGGCCGCCGGCGGCGTTCGCCAGGCGGCGGCGGAGCTGCGTGATCACCTCGCTGCCGGTGCGACGCTCCGACGCCGCATGCCGAAGCCGGTCCAGCGCGCCGCGCAGCCGATCATCGACACCACAACCGTCGACGGTGTGCCTCCCACCACGCCCCAGCTGCTCGACGTGGTCATCGCCCAGCTGGACTGCGAGCAGATCGCCGCTGCGCTGGGACGGCGATGGGCTGAGGTCGGTCTCCAGCTAGACCCATCGGCATCGCTGCGGATGAGGATCGGACAACTCTCAGATGCTGCCGACGCTCTTCGCTCGCTGGTGGCCTTCGTCGCGACTCGGGACGACGTCCGTGCGCTATTGCAGGCCGGCCGGGCGGACAGCACCCTCAACTCAGTCGCAGACTGGCGTTCGCTCGAGGACGCAGTTGATGCCGTGCGCGCACAGCTCGAGGCCGATGCCGCCACTCGTGCGGTCGACGAGCAGGTCGAGGTGCTGTCCCGCCACGCCGCGTCAGGGTCCGCACCTCCTGAGCTGGGACGGCTTGCGAGCGCACTCGCCGGTCGACACGTCGACGAGTACGAGTCGCTCCTGGCCGCGATCGCCTACGCCCACGAGGAGAAGGACGAGCAAGTTCGCGCCGACGAGCTGCTCACTCGCCTGCACGAGGCCCATCCCGGCCTGGCCCAGATGCTCGAACGGACGTGTCAGGACACGGCGTGGGAGGGCCGGGTCGGCTCGTTCCCCGAGGCGTGGGCATGGGGGATGGCGTCCACGTTCATCGAAGGACAACGACGGGAGGGGCTCGACATCGAGCTCGAGTCCCAGCTGGCCGATGCGGTCAGTCGGCTCGAGACCGCCACGGCCAAGCTCGCCGCCGAGGAGGCCTGGGGAGAAGCAATGGCGCGCATGGATGCACGCCAAGCACAAGCGCTCCATGTGTACCGACAGGCGATCGCCGACCGTGGCGCCGGCAAGGGCCGGTACGCCCACCGCTACGAGGCCGCCGCCCGGGAGGCGATGGTGGCGGCGCGGGGAGCCGTGCCGGCTTGGATCATGCCGCTACCGGAGGTGCTGGAGACGGTTCCTCCGGATCAGAACAGCTTCGATGTGGTCATCGTCGACGAGGCCAGCCAGGCCGGGCTCGAGTCGTTGTTCCTGTTGTGGCTGGCGCCGCGAGTGATCGTGGTAGGTGACGATCGTCAGTGCACCCCGTCCCAGGTGTCTCACGGTGAGCTCCAGCCGATATTCGACTCGCTCGACGAGCACCTGCCCGACGTGCCGAAGTACCTCCGGGTCGCCTTCACGCCGCGGTCGAGCCTGTTCAGCCTGCTCACCACGCGGTTCGGCTCGGTGATCCGCTTGCGGGAGCACTTCCGGTGCATGCCCGAGATCATCGGGTGGTCCTCGCAGCAGTTCTACTCCGATGCACCACTCATCCCCCTGCGACAGTTCGGGGCTGAGCGGCTGCGCCCGCTCGGTGTGAGCCACGTCGAGGGAGCGTTCGTCGAGGGATCGGCGACCCGCGTTCGCAACCCCGTCGAGGCGAGGGCCATCGCCGAGCACATCGCGAAGCTGCTGGACGATCCTGCGTACGACGGGAAGACGTTCGGCGTCGTCGTCCTCCAAGGCTCGGGCCAGGTGCACCTGATCCGCGACCTCCTGCACCAGCAGATCGACGCCGCTGAGTGGGAGCGACGTCGTCTGCGGGTCGGCTCTCCGCCTGACTTCCAGGGCGATGAGCGTGACGTGATGGTCCTCTCGATGGTGGTCGCGTCTCCACCGCGAGCGGTCACGATGCTCGACTGGCAGCGTCGGTTCAACGTTGCGGCGAGTCGCGCCAAGGACCAGATGTGGCTCTTCCACTCGGTGACGCTCGACGGTCTCGGGCCATCCGACCTACGGCGCAGCCTCCTGACGTACATGCAGCGCCCCCCGGTGGTCGATGCGGCCGGTCAGGTCGACGACGTGCGAGATGATCAACCCCACCCGCGCTTCGACTCGCTCTTCGAGCAACGGGTGCACAACCGGATCAGGGCCAAGGGCTACGCAGTGACCCCGCAGGTCGAGGTGAACGGTCGTCGCATCGACCTCGTCGTCACGGGCGCCAAGGGCCGGCTGGCGGTCGAGTGCGACGGCGAGGCCTGGCACTCGACCGCCGAGCAGCGAGCCGAGGACCTTCACCGTGAACAGGAGCTCAAGCGAGCCGGTTGGCGGTTCTGGAGGGTGCGCGAGAGCGAGTTCTACCTCGACCCAGAGCGTGCCCTCGCACCCCTCTGGTCCGCGCTCGCTGACCGCGGGATCGAGCCGTACGACCACCTGAACACGCCCGACGAGGCCACGAACGCAGGTGATTCGAGCGACGCCAATTGGTCTCCCTCGCCTCTGTCCGACATCGAGGGAGCAGACGGGATGGAGGACATGCTGGCGAGCGATGACGGGTTGGTGCTCCAGTCACAGCGTGTCGACCAGTCGCCATCCCGTCGGCCCGCCATGGCGGAGCTCGGGATCACGCCGCAGTCCCCGGCAGCGGGTCCTGCAACGGTGCGTCCGGCGACCTCGGCTGAGGTCAGGATCTGGGCCCGCCGACGTGGCCTCCGGGTCGGCGAGAGGGGCCGCCTCCACCCTGATGTCATCCGTGCATGGAACGAGGCCAACCCGGATCGACCTCTGTCGTAG
- a CDS encoding SEC-C metal-binding domain-containing protein — protein sequence MLDDDTLLDRALAALTTPLTRAELATALDLAPHGHEAEAVIDELLIGRRAVDVGDGRIALAAGLLDGLVSWHRLEPVEAGTRRLAFGVDGLIALDLAPDPFDVLVGDVAVEVDPPDLTDGDIDRGPSVQIPDDWAPHLRAGDLVALVLDGDRVRLRSEDEVPPRIAGASDEIAVGALASALTAAAAVAGAPLTHLRDRDRPPEDQWVLDLSEAGPLLLADHRGALRGLDRLPLREAVARVGLQVRGGVVAGPAVDRRQLETYLVGRIVFPDAPWERSREVEACGIAYGAIAGPETDTYDERATARALDQLLRSPTVADAMVRHLRLVNATVVGVAERRIRTVRRKYRQAPGPAWVHASLLLRQARAHDARRVLEGVASAIGVDGAHAEWQLALECAAHLRLVAGDLSGAIEVHRRVGADVLADRLDTWDPPPPDVGRNDRCPCGSGAKAKRCCLGSPTPLPLAGRTGLLWEKITGWALGQQILSFMSTMMLGRLTAVYGLDPCTGFDAAFDAVLLEGGGVGAVLDEVGGLLPDDEQDLAVRWRHGRHRLWHVQPSEGASPVWRDVISGERAVVAGRLDHVREVSGLPPVGAHVVAALLPGPLGHHLVGAPVAVVAADVTEVRDRIAAGPDVVALVVLVADLHRRAATGGDPGGLSDAA from the coding sequence ATGCTCGACGACGACACCCTGCTCGACCGCGCCCTGGCTGCGCTGACCACGCCGCTCACCCGGGCCGAGCTGGCCACGGCCCTCGACCTCGCCCCGCACGGCCACGAGGCCGAGGCGGTGATCGACGAGCTGCTCATCGGTCGGCGGGCGGTCGACGTCGGCGACGGTCGCATCGCCTTGGCCGCCGGGCTGCTCGACGGCCTCGTGTCGTGGCATCGCCTCGAGCCGGTCGAGGCGGGGACCCGTCGCCTCGCCTTCGGGGTCGACGGCCTGATCGCCCTCGACCTGGCGCCCGATCCGTTCGACGTGCTCGTCGGCGACGTGGCCGTCGAGGTCGACCCGCCCGACCTCACAGACGGCGACATCGACCGGGGGCCCTCGGTGCAGATCCCCGACGACTGGGCCCCTCACCTCCGGGCGGGAGACCTGGTCGCCCTCGTCCTCGACGGTGACCGGGTGCGGCTCCGCTCCGAGGACGAGGTCCCGCCGCGGATCGCCGGCGCGTCGGACGAGATCGCCGTCGGCGCTCTGGCGTCGGCCCTCACCGCAGCCGCCGCCGTCGCCGGGGCGCCGCTCACCCACCTGCGCGACCGGGACCGCCCCCCGGAGGACCAGTGGGTGCTGGACCTGTCCGAGGCCGGCCCGCTCCTCCTGGCCGACCACCGCGGTGCTCTGCGCGGCCTGGACAGGTTGCCGCTGCGCGAGGCCGTCGCCCGGGTGGGCCTGCAGGTGAGAGGCGGTGTGGTCGCCGGCCCGGCGGTCGACCGGCGACAGCTCGAGACCTACCTCGTGGGCCGGATCGTCTTCCCCGACGCCCCGTGGGAGAGGAGCCGCGAGGTCGAGGCCTGTGGCATCGCCTACGGCGCCATCGCCGGGCCCGAGACCGACACGTACGACGAGCGGGCGACGGCGAGGGCGCTCGACCAGCTGCTCCGCTCGCCCACCGTCGCCGACGCGATGGTCCGTCACCTGCGGCTCGTGAACGCCACCGTGGTCGGCGTGGCCGAGCGGCGCATCCGGACCGTGCGGCGCAAGTACCGGCAAGCTCCCGGCCCGGCGTGGGTGCACGCGTCGCTCCTGCTGCGCCAGGCCCGAGCCCACGATGCCCGGCGGGTGCTCGAAGGGGTCGCGAGCGCCATCGGCGTCGACGGCGCTCACGCCGAGTGGCAGCTCGCCCTCGAGTGCGCCGCCCACCTCCGCTTGGTCGCCGGCGACCTGAGCGGTGCCATCGAGGTGCACCGTCGGGTCGGCGCCGACGTCCTCGCCGACCGCCTCGACACCTGGGACCCGCCGCCACCCGACGTCGGCCGGAACGACCGGTGCCCGTGCGGATCCGGCGCCAAGGCCAAGCGGTGCTGCCTGGGCTCGCCGACGCCGCTCCCCCTCGCGGGCCGGACTGGGCTGCTCTGGGAGAAGATCACCGGCTGGGCCCTGGGCCAGCAGATCCTCAGCTTCATGTCGACGATGATGCTGGGCCGGCTCACCGCCGTGTACGGCCTCGACCCGTGCACGGGCTTCGACGCCGCCTTCGACGCCGTGCTGCTCGAGGGCGGCGGGGTGGGCGCGGTGCTTGACGAGGTCGGCGGCCTGCTGCCGGACGACGAGCAGGACCTGGCCGTGCGCTGGCGCCACGGTCGTCACCGGCTCTGGCACGTCCAGCCCAGCGAGGGGGCATCGCCGGTGTGGCGAGACGTGATCAGTGGCGAGCGAGCGGTGGTCGCCGGGCGGTTGGACCACGTCCGTGAGGTCTCCGGTCTGCCGCCGGTCGGCGCCCACGTCGTCGCCGCCCTGCTCCCGGGACCGCTCGGCCACCACCTCGTCGGGGCACCGGTGGCGGTCGTGGCCGCCGACGTCACCGAGGTGCGGGACCGCATCGCCGCCGGCCCCGACGTCGTGGCGCTCGTCGTCCTCGTCGCCGACCTGCACCGCCGAGCGGCCACCGGCGGCGACCCCGGCGGGCTGAGCGACGCCGCCTGA
- a CDS encoding ADP-ribosylglycohydrolase family protein — translation MSGPLTSVVPEAVRSDRAAGVVLASACGDALGAGYEFGPALDDSVVVEMTGGGAFGWAPGEWTDDTQMALAVLSPLAGASPDVVFAAEDGFLDWFSSQPADVGSQTRKVLSSGPPLAQAAAAIAARNRQASGNGSLMRTGPVALSHPGDPAAIARLAVEVSALTHATDDCIDACVLWCVAIDHAVHHAPPSDVAYDWAGGLRSGLELLPVVRRGVWSARIDEALGARPTDFPNNGWVVHALQAAVAAITSTPVPTDAEPCTHLQHALAAAVRAGGDTDTVAAIAGALLGARWGGTAVPLAWRRLVHGVVTYEDELCSDAIDLERRARLAYAGGRVGADHWLRTATMLPHYREVWPAEPLAVELDGVVFGNVHAMGQGAAEGCDVVVSLCRMGDDDAPPDVDHHVLGLIDSTPEENPNVRFLLHDLAAQLEVWVAEGRRPFVHCVQAQNRTPAAALAWLVLRGATADEALETVTAALNRPKPFLVEAATN, via the coding sequence GTGAGCGGGCCCCTCACCTCGGTCGTCCCGGAGGCGGTGCGGTCCGACCGGGCCGCCGGCGTGGTGCTGGCCTCGGCGTGCGGTGACGCCCTCGGGGCCGGCTACGAGTTCGGCCCCGCCCTCGACGACTCCGTCGTGGTCGAGATGACCGGCGGCGGTGCGTTCGGCTGGGCGCCGGGCGAGTGGACCGACGACACGCAGATGGCGCTCGCCGTCCTCTCCCCGCTGGCCGGTGCCTCGCCGGACGTCGTCTTCGCCGCGGAGGACGGATTCCTCGACTGGTTCAGCTCCCAGCCCGCCGACGTCGGCAGCCAGACCCGGAAGGTGCTCTCCTCGGGTCCGCCGCTGGCCCAGGCGGCGGCGGCCATCGCCGCCCGCAACCGGCAGGCCAGCGGGAACGGCTCGCTGATGCGCACCGGGCCGGTGGCCCTGTCCCACCCCGGCGACCCGGCCGCCATCGCCCGCCTGGCCGTCGAGGTGTCGGCCCTCACCCACGCCACCGACGACTGCATCGACGCCTGCGTGCTCTGGTGCGTCGCCATCGACCACGCCGTCCACCACGCCCCGCCGTCCGACGTTGCCTACGACTGGGCGGGCGGGCTGCGCTCCGGCCTCGAGCTGCTCCCCGTCGTCCGTCGCGGTGTCTGGTCGGCCCGCATCGACGAGGCGCTCGGCGCCCGGCCGACCGACTTCCCGAACAACGGCTGGGTCGTCCACGCCCTCCAGGCTGCGGTGGCCGCCATCACCTCGACCCCGGTGCCCACCGACGCCGAGCCGTGCACGCACCTCCAGCACGCCCTGGCCGCCGCCGTGCGGGCGGGGGGCGACACCGACACGGTGGCGGCCATCGCCGGGGCGCTCCTGGGTGCCCGGTGGGGCGGCACCGCCGTGCCGCTGGCCTGGCGTCGGCTCGTCCACGGGGTGGTGACCTACGAGGACGAGCTGTGCTCCGACGCCATCGACCTCGAGCGCCGGGCCCGGCTCGCGTACGCCGGCGGTCGGGTCGGCGCGGACCACTGGCTGAGGACCGCGACGATGCTGCCGCACTACCGGGAGGTCTGGCCGGCCGAGCCCCTGGCCGTCGAGCTCGACGGTGTCGTGTTCGGCAACGTCCACGCCATGGGGCAGGGCGCAGCCGAGGGGTGCGACGTGGTCGTGAGCCTGTGCCGCATGGGCGATGACGACGCCCCGCCCGATGTCGATCACCACGTCCTCGGCCTGATCGACTCCACGCCGGAGGAGAACCCCAACGTCCGCTTCCTCCTCCATGACCTGGCCGCCCAGCTCGAGGTGTGGGTGGCCGAGGGCAGGCGCCCCTTCGTCCACTGCGTCCAGGCCCAGAACCGCACCCCGGCGGCGGCGCTGGCCTGGCTCGTCCTCCGTGGCGCCACCGCGGACGAGGCGCTGGAGACCGTTACTGCTGCGCTCAACCGCCCCAAGCCGTTCTTGGTTGAGGCCGCGACCAACTGA
- a CDS encoding alpha/beta hydrolase: MKWASVVVAITLVVAASACTPPSPAPPAVTCTNRTTRTTRDIPYASVPGVDPALLALDLTIPDAREGCGPTPVVVWVHGGGFAVGDKANGVDAMEGWAAVQGWAFASVNHRLSPRPPSDDPDRVLHPTHVGDVADAVGWLVDHAAERRLDPERIVLVGHSAGAFLVSMLATDDRYLADADVELSQVRAVASLDTRYDIVTEIAEGGATAEAMYRNAFGDDPAVWRDASPLTHAGTSPDEPPFVVVTRGQPARVESARTFAAALDEGTLVDASPLTHAEVGDALGEPGDTVITPEVTAAFEAALRA; this comes from the coding sequence GTGAAGTGGGCGTCGGTCGTCGTGGCGATCACCCTGGTGGTTGCGGCCTCGGCGTGCACCCCGCCGTCGCCGGCACCGCCGGCCGTGACGTGCACCAACCGCACGACCCGTACGACCCGGGACATCCCGTACGCCTCGGTCCCCGGCGTCGACCCGGCGCTCCTGGCGCTCGACCTCACCATCCCGGATGCCCGCGAGGGGTGCGGGCCGACGCCGGTGGTCGTGTGGGTGCACGGCGGCGGGTTCGCCGTCGGCGACAAGGCCAACGGTGTCGACGCCATGGAGGGATGGGCCGCGGTGCAGGGCTGGGCGTTCGCCAGCGTCAACCACCGGCTCTCACCCCGTCCACCGTCCGACGACCCGGATCGGGTCCTCCACCCCACCCACGTCGGTGACGTCGCCGATGCCGTCGGCTGGCTGGTCGACCATGCGGCCGAGCGCCGCCTCGACCCCGAGCGGATCGTGCTGGTGGGCCACTCCGCCGGTGCGTTCCTCGTCTCGATGCTGGCCACCGACGACCGCTACCTCGCCGACGCCGACGTCGAGCTGAGCCAGGTGCGGGCCGTCGCCAGCCTCGACACCCGCTACGACATCGTCACCGAGATCGCCGAGGGCGGGGCCACCGCCGAGGCCATGTACCGCAACGCCTTCGGCGACGATCCGGCGGTGTGGCGCGACGCCTCGCCGCTCACCCACGCCGGGACCAGCCCGGATGAGCCGCCGTTCGTCGTCGTCACGCGCGGCCAGCCGGCCCGGGTCGAGTCCGCCCGCACGTTCGCCGCCGCGCTGGACGAGGGGACCCTCGTCGACGCCTCGCCCCTCACCCACGCCGAGGTGGGCGACGCCCTCGGCGAACCGGGCGACACCGTCATCACACCGGAGGTGACCGCCGCCTTCGAGGCCGCGCTCCGAGCCTGA
- a CDS encoding DUF5615 family PIN-like protein, which translates to MRLLLDANLSPRVAESLREAGFDAVHVADLDLLTATDDEIFDRAAEDGLVVVTADSDFGALLAMRRTKSPSVVHLRHVAELVAEVHTDLLVANLPQIAEDLDRGVIVSLSPTRLAIRDLPIR; encoded by the coding sequence GTGAGGCTGCTGCTCGACGCGAACCTCTCGCCACGCGTTGCCGAATCGTTGCGTGAAGCCGGGTTCGACGCGGTCCATGTCGCGGACCTCGACCTTCTCACGGCGACGGACGACGAGATCTTCGATCGAGCCGCGGAGGACGGCCTCGTCGTGGTGACTGCCGACAGCGACTTCGGTGCGCTGCTCGCGATGCGGCGGACGAAGAGCCCTTCGGTGGTGCACCTCCGACACGTCGCCGAGCTCGTTGCGGAGGTGCACACGGACCTCCTCGTCGCCAACCTCCCGCAGATCGCCGAAGACCTCGACCGGGGTGTCATCGTCTCGCTGAGCCCCACCCGGCTCGCCATCAGGGACCTTCCGATCCGATGA